From Syntrophus gentianae, one genomic window encodes:
- a CDS encoding hybrid sensor histidine kinase/response regulator, whose product MNKRLLIADDDVQLLEYYRNIFEQDDSLNFLSQDNAEEPFVVHTFPDGAQLVDFFLSEHRKKERIPLCLLDMRMTNMDGLTAAETIRAADPEVMIIIVTAYTDVTPAEMRTRLQDDIYYVKKPFNEDELYSLVTSLLKNWNIQQALRKSEGNYRRLLEQSNEGIVTIDAQGAISFVNATLSKMLGYNLEELNGRPFVDFVDQDNENLIREKIARRIQGLSERYETELIRKDGEAVSVMLSASPMYAEKGVYSGSFGVITDISESKRAFEFLRKAKEETELVNQRLQKSTEESLQLALKAESANKAKSEFLANMSHEIRTPLNGILGFLELLSTDGRLTERQQKYTATALASGDTLLQLINDILDFSKIEAGKMELYVTEFDLMGLVTEVADFFSSQAYKKGVQLTCHFAKGTPSILMGDPVRLRQVLINLLGNAVKFTEKGEISLHVFLEGEEGQTALIRFEVRDTGIGIAPDARSSIFRAFAQEDGSTTRRYGGTGLGLAIAGQLVQMMGGKISVASVPGIGSSFRFTARLEKRQSPYIAAEFCAPSSQEPQISEPEDKQTDQKPFASFRILLVEDNPVNQALTTAMLAYFGCQADLAENGLDALTKVAAERYDLILMDCQMPEMDGYEATAAIREEEATSREHGEPGHVPIVALTAHALDGDREICLMAGMDDYLSKPFKVEELRSILSRWLISPPVKMEEAETGSVETSSGRSRNN is encoded by the coding sequence ATGAATAAGCGACTTTTAATTGCTGATGATGATGTGCAACTGTTGGAATACTATCGGAACATTTTCGAACAGGACGACAGCCTGAATTTCCTCAGCCAGGACAATGCAGAGGAGCCCTTCGTCGTCCACACCTTTCCCGACGGAGCACAACTGGTCGATTTCTTCCTCTCAGAGCACAGGAAAAAAGAAAGAATCCCTCTTTGTCTGCTGGATATGCGCATGACCAACATGGATGGTCTGACGGCCGCGGAGACCATCCGGGCGGCAGACCCCGAGGTCATGATCATCATCGTTACGGCCTATACGGACGTCACCCCCGCCGAAATGAGGACGCGCCTCCAGGACGATATCTATTACGTAAAAAAACCCTTCAATGAGGACGAACTGTACTCCCTCGTCACATCCCTGCTGAAAAACTGGAACATCCAGCAGGCATTGCGGAAAAGCGAGGGGAACTACCGGCGCCTGCTGGAGCAGTCCAATGAAGGCATCGTCACCATTGACGCCCAGGGGGCCATTTCCTTTGTCAATGCAACGTTGTCCAAAATGCTCGGCTACAATCTGGAGGAGCTGAACGGTCGACCCTTTGTTGATTTCGTGGACCAAGACAATGAGAATTTAATCAGAGAAAAGATTGCCCGACGCATCCAGGGCCTGAGCGAACGCTATGAGACGGAGCTGATCCGGAAAGATGGCGAGGCGGTCTCCGTCATGCTCTCCGCTTCCCCCATGTACGCAGAAAAGGGCGTCTATTCCGGATCATTCGGCGTGATTACCGACATCTCGGAGAGCAAACGGGCTTTCGAGTTTCTGCGGAAGGCCAAGGAAGAAACGGAGCTTGTTAACCAGCGCCTTCAAAAGAGCACCGAAGAATCCCTGCAACTGGCACTGAAGGCGGAGAGCGCCAATAAGGCCAAGAGCGAATTTCTCGCCAACATGAGCCATGAGATCCGCACGCCGCTGAACGGCATCCTCGGGTTTCTGGAGCTGCTTTCAACGGATGGCCGACTGACGGAACGGCAGCAGAAATACACCGCCACGGCACTCGCCTCGGGGGACACCCTCTTGCAGCTGATCAATGACATCCTGGATTTCTCGAAGATCGAAGCAGGGAAAATGGAACTTTATGTCACGGAATTCGACCTGATGGGACTTGTGACAGAGGTAGCCGACTTCTTCTCAAGCCAGGCTTATAAAAAGGGGGTTCAACTGACCTGCCATTTCGCCAAAGGAACGCCTTCCATCCTTATGGGAGATCCGGTGCGCCTGCGCCAGGTGCTTATAAATCTTCTGGGAAATGCGGTCAAATTCACCGAAAAAGGGGAAATCTCACTCCACGTCTTTCTCGAGGGAGAAGAGGGACAGACAGCTCTTATCCGGTTTGAGGTAAGGGACACGGGCATCGGAATTGCCCCTGATGCCCGGTCGAGCATCTTCAGGGCCTTTGCCCAGGAAGATGGATCCACGACACGGAGATACGGAGGAACTGGCCTGGGGCTGGCTATTGCCGGGCAACTTGTCCAGATGATGGGAGGAAAGATCAGCGTTGCGAGCGTACCGGGAATAGGCTCCTCCTTCCGGTTTACAGCCCGGCTGGAAAAACGGCAGAGTCCTTACATCGCAGCGGAATTCTGCGCCCCGTCTTCCCAGGAACCTCAGATCAGCGAACCCGAGGATAAACAGACAGACCAGAAGCCCTTCGCTTCTTTCCGCATCCTTCTGGTGGAAGACAATCCCGTCAACCAGGCTCTGACCACAGCGATGCTTGCCTATTTCGGCTGTCAGGCCGACCTGGCGGAAAATGGCCTGGATGCCCTGACAAAAGTGGCCGCCGAACGGTATGACTTGATTCTGATGGACTGTCAGATGCCGGAAATGGATGGGTACGAAGCAACCGCGGCCATCCGGGAAGAAGAGGCCACCTCCCGCGAGCATGGCGAGCCAGGGCATGTCCCGATCGTTGCCCTTACAGCCCATGCCCTGGATGGTGATCGGGAAATCTGCCTGATGGCAGGGATGGATGATTACCTGAGCAAACCCTTTAAAGTCGAAGAACTCCGGTCCATTCTTTCAAGATGGCTGATTTCCCCTCCGGTAAAGATGGAAGAGGCGGAAACGGGAAGCGTCGAGACGTCATCCGGCAGATCTCGAAACAATTGA